A single genomic interval of Mucilaginibacter robiniae harbors:
- a CDS encoding tagaturonate reductase translates to MILSQYNLNKIQASDITLPDESIFELPEKVLQFGTGVLLRGLPDYYIDKANRNGIFNGRVVVVKSTDTGSAGPFDKQDGLYTLYMKGINNGTPVNEQVVCSAISRVLSAGTDWETILQVAHNPELQLIISNTTEVGIQLVQDDIRKHPPVSYPGKLLAILYERYKAFGGKPDSGLIIVPTELIVDNGKKLEAIVLELAHLNKLEPAFMDWLEENNRFCNSLVDRIVPGKPDATLEKQLQEESGYEDDLRTMSETYSLWAIEGDEKVAQILSFSKADQGVVIVPDIELYRELKLRLLNGTHTLSCAVAFLSGFRTVKEAMDNSAFSEFITQIMLKEIAPAIPYQVNYNQAAEFAAQVLDRFRNPNIEHQWISISAQYSAKMGMRVVPLLLNHYKLHSSVPQRIALGFAAFLRFMKTEQNAEGKFIGHVNGAEYTVTDSQAETFCKVWQNDDIKEIVNTVLKDKNLWNADLSVLPGFAEAVAQKLESLIAQGTRVLLEEGVNV, encoded by the coding sequence ATGATATTATCACAATATAATTTAAATAAAATTCAGGCTTCTGATATTACTCTGCCTGATGAATCCATATTTGAGTTGCCCGAAAAGGTACTGCAGTTTGGTACCGGGGTACTATTGCGAGGGCTACCTGATTATTACATTGATAAAGCCAACCGTAACGGTATTTTCAACGGCCGGGTAGTGGTAGTAAAATCAACCGATACTGGTTCGGCCGGACCTTTTGATAAACAGGATGGATTGTACACGTTGTACATGAAAGGCATCAATAATGGAACGCCAGTGAATGAGCAGGTAGTATGTTCAGCCATCAGCCGTGTATTATCGGCCGGTACAGACTGGGAAACTATTTTGCAGGTGGCTCATAATCCGGAGTTGCAATTGATTATATCCAACACTACCGAAGTTGGTATACAATTAGTACAAGATGATATTCGCAAGCACCCACCAGTATCTTACCCCGGAAAGCTGCTGGCAATACTGTACGAGCGTTATAAAGCTTTTGGTGGCAAGCCTGATAGCGGTTTGATTATCGTTCCAACGGAGCTGATTGTTGACAATGGCAAGAAGTTGGAGGCCATTGTATTGGAGTTAGCTCACTTGAATAAGCTGGAACCTGCTTTTATGGATTGGCTGGAAGAAAACAACCGTTTCTGTAACTCACTGGTTGATCGTATTGTACCCGGCAAGCCTGATGCAACTTTAGAAAAGCAATTGCAGGAAGAGTCGGGTTATGAAGATGATTTGCGTACCATGTCAGAAACTTATAGCTTATGGGCTATTGAAGGTGATGAAAAGGTAGCTCAAATACTGTCTTTCAGTAAAGCAGATCAAGGTGTAGTGATTGTGCCTGATATTGAGTTATATCGTGAGTTGAAGTTACGCTTGCTTAACGGTACACATACGTTAAGTTGCGCTGTGGCTTTTCTTTCTGGTTTTCGCACGGTAAAAGAGGCAATGGATAATTCGGCATTTTCAGAGTTCATTACACAAATAATGTTGAAAGAAATTGCTCCTGCTATACCTTACCAAGTAAATTATAATCAAGCTGCTGAGTTTGCCGCTCAGGTACTTGATAGATTCCGTAACCCCAATATTGAACACCAGTGGATTAGCATTTCGGCACAATACAGCGCCAAAATGGGCATGCGTGTAGTACCTTTGTTACTTAACCATTATAAGCTGCACTCCAGTGTACCGCAGCGCATTGCATTGGGCTTTGCTGCATTTTTAAGATTCATGAAAACTGAGCAGAATGCAGAAGGTAAGTTTATAGGTCATGTTAATGGAGCTGAATACACCGTTACAGATAGCCAGGCAGAAACCTTTTGTAAAGTATGGCAAAACGATGATATTAAAGAGATTGTAAATACCGTTTTAAAAGATAAAAATTTATGGAATGCCGACTTAAGTGTACTACCCGGCTTTGCTGAGGCGGTAGCTCAGAAGTTAGAAAGCCTGATAGCACAAGGTACTCGTGTGTTATTGGAAGAAGGCGTTAACGTTTAA
- a CDS encoding UxaA family hydrolase, which translates to MKQQILKIHPADNVLVALADLAAGEEINYDGVTVHTVDAIPAKHKLALEPIPAGGIITMYGVLVGKAQSDIPIGGLLSTSNVKHAANSTYLTSDQQVSWNQPNVSTWQNRTFNGYHRTDGSVGTANYWLVVPMVFCENRNIEVMQEALLKPLGYGRKKTYETKAQQLIDRIRSGAAVEEVLYTEVNANDAAGNSGKVFPNVDGIKFLSHTGGCGGIRQDAITLCGLLAGYITHPNVAGATVLSLGCQNAQVSILQQEIAKRSPGFSKPLYILDQQTIGRESDMIEQAIRQTLAGLMQANQVTRTPAPLNKLTIGLECGGSDGFSGISANPAIGYTSDLLVALGGSVILAEFPELCGVEQNLVDRCTDKANAERFAHLIHNYSQRAEEVGSGFDMNPSPGNIKDGLITDAIKSAGAAKKGGTSPVVDVLDYPEKVTKPGLNLLCTPGNDVESTTAEVGSGANVVLFTTGLGTPTGNPIAPVVKISSNSRLYQKMNDIIDINTGTIIEGEESIEQAGSRILDYVIQVASGETEVSAVRHGQDDFIPWKRGVSL; encoded by the coding sequence ATGAAACAGCAAATTTTAAAAATACATCCGGCTGATAACGTGCTGGTAGCACTGGCTGATTTAGCCGCCGGAGAAGAGATCAATTATGACGGAGTAACTGTTCATACTGTTGATGCTATACCTGCCAAACACAAATTAGCGTTGGAACCAATACCTGCTGGTGGCATTATAACTATGTATGGTGTACTGGTAGGTAAAGCGCAGAGTGATATTCCCATTGGCGGTTTGTTATCTACCTCTAATGTAAAACATGCTGCTAACAGCACTTATTTAACCAGCGACCAGCAAGTTAGCTGGAATCAACCAAATGTGAGCACTTGGCAAAACCGTACGTTTAATGGTTACCATCGTACTGATGGCAGTGTTGGTACAGCCAACTATTGGCTGGTAGTTCCTATGGTATTCTGTGAAAACCGAAACATTGAAGTAATGCAGGAGGCGTTGTTGAAGCCACTGGGTTATGGCCGTAAAAAGACTTACGAAACCAAGGCGCAACAATTAATTGACCGCATCCGTTCGGGTGCAGCCGTTGAAGAGGTTTTGTACACTGAGGTTAACGCTAACGATGCTGCAGGTAATTCAGGGAAGGTATTCCCGAATGTAGATGGCATCAAATTTCTAAGCCATACAGGTGGTTGCGGTGGTATTCGGCAAGATGCTATTACTTTGTGCGGCTTGTTGGCAGGATATATCACCCACCCCAACGTAGCTGGTGCAACAGTATTGAGTTTAGGTTGCCAGAATGCGCAGGTAAGTATTTTACAACAAGAAATTGCCAAACGTTCACCTGGTTTCTCGAAACCTTTATACATTCTGGATCAGCAAACTATAGGTCGTGAGTCTGACATGATAGAGCAGGCTATACGCCAAACTTTAGCTGGTTTAATGCAAGCTAATCAAGTCACCCGTACGCCGGCACCATTAAACAAACTTACCATTGGTTTAGAATGTGGTGGATCTGACGGTTTTTCAGGTATATCGGCTAACCCGGCTATTGGTTATACTTCAGATTTATTGGTAGCTTTAGGTGGCTCTGTTATCTTGGCTGAGTTTCCGGAGTTATGCGGTGTAGAGCAAAACTTGGTAGACCGTTGTACGGATAAAGCCAATGCAGAACGTTTTGCGCATTTGATCCATAACTATAGCCAACGTGCCGAAGAAGTTGGTTCTGGTTTCGACATGAACCCATCCCCGGGTAATATTAAAGATGGTTTGATTACGGATGCTATCAAATCTGCCGGAGCCGCCAAAAAAGGTGGTACTTCACCGGTGGTAGATGTGCTGGACTACCCGGAAAAGGTAACTAAGCCAGGTTTGAATTTATTATGTACTCCGGGTAATGATGTGGAATCAACCACTGCCGAAGTGGGTTCGGGCGCTAACGTGGTATTATTTACTACAGGCTTAGGAACGCCTACTGGTAACCCCATTGCGCCTGTGGTGAAAATATCTTCTAATAGTCGTTTATACCAAAAAATGAATGACATTATTGATATCAATACCGGAACCATTATTGAAGGTGAAGAAAGTATTGAACAAGCCGGAAGCCGAATACTGGATTATGTGATTCAGGTAGCTAGCGGCGAAACCGAAGTGAGCGCTGTACGTCATGGCCAGGATGATTTTATCCCTTGGAAACGTGGTGTTTCACTTTAA